A single region of the Streptomyces caelestis genome encodes:
- the cydB gene encoding cytochrome d ubiquinol oxidase subunit II: MELHDVWFVLIAVLWTGYFFLEGFDFGVGVLTKLLARNRPEKRVLINTIGPVWDGNEVWLLSAGGATFAAFPEWYATLFSGFYLPLLVILVCLIVRGVAFEYRAKRPEENWQRNWETAIFWTSLIPAFLWGVAFGNIVRGVKIDQDFNYAGGVLDLLNPYALLGGLVTLALFTFHGTVFVGLKTVGEIRERARKLALRVGLVTALLALAFLLWTQSDRGDGASLVALVAAVASLVVALAAARARREGWAFALSGLTIVATVAMLFLTLFPNVMPSTLNPDWSLTVTNASSSPYTLKIMTWCAAIAAPVVMLYQGWTYWVFRKRIGTQHIAETVH, from the coding sequence ATGGAACTGCACGACGTCTGGTTCGTTCTGATCGCTGTCCTGTGGACCGGCTATTTCTTCCTGGAGGGCTTCGACTTCGGGGTCGGTGTGCTCACGAAGCTGCTGGCGCGCAACCGGCCCGAGAAGCGGGTGCTGATCAACACCATCGGTCCCGTCTGGGACGGCAACGAGGTGTGGCTGCTGTCAGCGGGCGGCGCGACCTTCGCCGCCTTCCCCGAGTGGTACGCCACGCTCTTCTCCGGTTTCTACCTGCCGCTGCTGGTCATCCTGGTCTGCCTGATCGTCCGGGGTGTGGCGTTCGAGTATCGCGCCAAGCGGCCCGAGGAGAACTGGCAGCGCAACTGGGAGACGGCGATCTTCTGGACCTCGCTGATCCCCGCGTTCCTGTGGGGTGTGGCCTTCGGCAACATCGTGCGGGGCGTGAAGATCGACCAGGACTTCAACTACGCCGGTGGCGTCCTGGACCTGCTCAACCCGTACGCGCTGCTGGGTGGTCTGGTCACGCTGGCGTTGTTCACCTTCCACGGGACGGTGTTCGTCGGGCTCAAGACGGTCGGGGAGATCCGGGAGCGGGCGCGGAAGCTGGCGCTGCGAGTCGGGCTGGTGACGGCCCTGCTGGCCCTCGCCTTCCTGCTGTGGACGCAGTCCGACCGGGGTGACGGGGCGTCGCTCGTCGCGCTGGTCGCGGCCGTGGCGTCGCTCGTCGTGGCGCTGGCCGCGGCGCGGGCGAGGCGTGAGGGCTGGGCGTTCGCCCTGTCGGGGCTCACCATCGTGGCCACGGTGGCGATGCTCTTTCTGACGCTGTTCCCGAACGTCATGCCGTCGACGCTGAACCCGGACTGGAGCCTGACGGTCACCAACGCCTCGTCCAGCCCGTACACGCTGAAGATCATGACCTGGTGCGCGGCGATCGCCGCTCCGGTCGTGATGCTTTACCAGGGCTGGACGTACTGGGTGTTCCGCAAGCGGATCGGTACGCAGCACATCGCCGAGACCGTGCACTGA